From one Thalassobaculum sp. OXR-137 genomic stretch:
- a CDS encoding ABC transporter substrate-binding protein gives MTLTKTLYEKDLYPEIEDAGDSDFARDCVEIAAQRLEKGQIDRRTFLQAMAILGAGTSVMTLGGGSAKAAGEIVIVNWGGPAVEAYQKAFGDPFEKSNGTKVVIDGTGPLGSKIKAMVDAGAVTWDVCDTGTGTTLVLQKQGVLQPIDYSVVDKSKMQQQFAYEYGCANYMFSFALTYNKKSVPSEPTGWKDFWDLEKFPGNRTLRKQPNGMLEACMMAAGRSPKEVYPIDIDLAVSKLKEIKDYVIAWGSGSQSQELFRTGEVVMGNIWHTRANLLNQETNGDVTWTWKDGIVTAGMWNVPKNNPAGTETAMKFIASAQDPEQQLVLFNAMGNGPANPAAANMVPADKKYIDPGQPENLAVQVLQNGPWYEEDSGVRNLTNDELSREKWLDALSS, from the coding sequence ATGACCTTGACCAAGACCCTGTACGAAAAGGATCTCTATCCTGAGATCGAGGACGCCGGTGACAGCGACTTCGCCCGCGACTGCGTGGAGATCGCCGCGCAGCGCCTGGAGAAGGGGCAGATCGACCGACGCACGTTCCTCCAGGCCATGGCGATCCTGGGCGCCGGCACGTCCGTCATGACCCTGGGCGGCGGTTCCGCCAAGGCGGCGGGCGAGATCGTGATTGTGAACTGGGGCGGTCCGGCGGTCGAGGCCTATCAGAAGGCGTTCGGCGATCCGTTCGAGAAGTCCAACGGCACCAAGGTCGTCATCGACGGCACCGGCCCGCTCGGCTCCAAGATCAAGGCGATGGTCGACGCGGGTGCGGTGACCTGGGACGTCTGCGACACCGGCACCGGCACCACGCTGGTCCTGCAGAAGCAGGGCGTCCTGCAGCCGATCGACTACTCCGTGGTCGACAAGTCGAAGATGCAGCAGCAGTTCGCCTACGAGTACGGCTGCGCCAACTACATGTTCAGCTTCGCGCTGACCTACAACAAGAAGTCCGTTCCGTCCGAGCCGACGGGCTGGAAGGACTTCTGGGACCTGGAAAAGTTCCCGGGCAACCGGACCCTGCGCAAGCAGCCGAACGGCATGCTGGAAGCCTGCATGATGGCCGCCGGCCGCTCGCCGAAGGAGGTCTACCCGATCGACATCGATCTGGCGGTCTCCAAGCTCAAGGAGATCAAGGACTACGTGATCGCCTGGGGCTCGGGCTCGCAGAGCCAGGAGCTGTTCCGCACCGGCGAAGTCGTCATGGGCAACATCTGGCACACCCGCGCCAACCTCCTGAACCAGGAGACCAACGGCGACGTGACCTGGACCTGGAAGGACGGCATCGTCACTGCCGGCATGTGGAACGTGCCGAAGAACAACCCGGCCGGTACCGAGACCGCGATGAAGTTCATCGCCTCGGCCCAGGATCCGGAACAGCAACTCGTGCTGTTCAACGCCATGGGCAACGGCCCGGCCAACCCGGCCGCCGCCAACATGGTTCCGGCCGACAAGAAGTACATCGATCCGGGTCAGCCCGAGAACCTCGCCGTCCAGGTCCTGCAGAACGGTCCCTGGTACGAAGAGGACAGCGGCGTCCGCAACCTGACCAACGACGAGCTGTCGCGCGAGAAGTGGCTCGACGCGCTGTCGTCGTAA